The proteins below come from a single Algiphilus sp. genomic window:
- the rpsS gene encoding 30S ribosomal protein S19 — protein MPRSLKKGPFVDHHLAKKVDEAQSSRVKRPIKTWSRRSMVTPDMVGLTMQVHNGRQHMPVFVTENMVGHKLGEFAPTRTFKGHVADKKAR, from the coding sequence ATGCCACGTTCATTGAAGAAGGGACCATTCGTGGACCACCACCTGGCCAAGAAGGTCGACGAGGCGCAGTCATCGCGCGTCAAGCGGCCGATCAAGACCTGGTCGCGGCGCTCGATGGTGACGCCCGACATGGTCGGCCTGACCATGCAGGTGCACAACGGCCGGCAGCACATGCCGGTGTTCGTGACCGAGAACATGGTCGGGCACAAGCTCGGTGAGTTCGCTCCGACGCGGACCTTCAAGGGCCACGTCGCCGACAAGAAGGCACGCTGA
- the rplB gene encoding 50S ribosomal protein L2: protein MAIQKSKPTSNGRRHQVKVVNKDLHRGGPHAPLVEKQSRSGGRNNAGRITTRHRGGGHKQAYRVVDFKRDKDGVPARVERLEHDPNRSAHIALLVYADGERRYIIAPRHLKVGDQVFSGESAPIKPGCCLPMRNIPVGSTVHCIEMRPGKGAQMGRSAGAAVQLVAREGAYVTLRMRSGEMRKVLSECRAVIGEVGNSEHSLRVLGKAGAKRWKGVRPTVRGTVMNPVDHPHGGGEGRSGQGNPHPVSPWGVPTKGYKTRSNKRTDQFIVRKRTAKKKK, encoded by the coding sequence ATGGCTATCCAGAAGAGCAAGCCGACGTCGAACGGACGCCGCCACCAGGTCAAGGTCGTCAACAAGGACCTTCACCGGGGCGGGCCGCACGCGCCGCTGGTCGAGAAGCAGTCGCGCAGCGGCGGCCGCAACAACGCGGGTCGCATCACCACGCGTCATCGCGGGGGCGGCCACAAGCAGGCCTACCGCGTCGTCGACTTCAAGCGCGACAAGGACGGCGTGCCTGCGCGCGTCGAGCGCCTCGAGCACGATCCCAACCGGAGCGCGCATATCGCGCTGCTGGTCTATGCGGATGGCGAGCGGCGCTATATCATTGCGCCGCGCCACCTGAAGGTCGGCGATCAGGTGTTCAGTGGCGAGTCGGCGCCGATCAAGCCCGGCTGCTGCCTGCCGATGCGCAACATCCCGGTCGGCTCCACCGTTCACTGCATCGAGATGCGGCCCGGCAAGGGTGCCCAGATGGGGCGTTCGGCCGGCGCGGCGGTGCAGCTGGTGGCGCGTGAAGGTGCCTACGTCACGCTGCGCATGCGCTCCGGCGAGATGCGCAAGGTGCTTTCGGAGTGCCGTGCCGTCATCGGCGAAGTGGGCAACTCCGAGCACAGCCTGCGCGTGCTGGGCAAGGCCGGCGCCAAGCGCTGGAAGGGTGTCCGTCCGACCGTGCGCGGCACGGTGATGAACCCCGTCGACCATCCGCACGGCGGTGGCGAGGGACGTTCCGGGCAGGGCAACCCGCATCCGGTTTCGCCCTGGGGCGTTCCGACCAAGGGTTACAAGACGCGCTCCAACAAGCGCACCGACCAGTTCATCGTGCGCAAGCGCACGGCGAAGAAGAAGAAGTAA
- the rplV gene encoding 50S ribosomal protein L22: protein MQTHSVLRFARLSPQKGRLVADQVRGKPVDQALQVLRFSNKKAAGVIRKVLESAIANAENNFGADVDELRISEIMVDAGPQIKRMMPRAKGRADRIVKPTSHITIRVADQ from the coding sequence ATGCAGACCCACTCCGTTTTGCGTTTCGCGCGGCTGTCGCCGCAGAAGGGGCGCCTGGTGGCCGACCAGGTCCGCGGCAAGCCCGTGGATCAGGCGCTGCAGGTGCTGCGCTTCTCGAACAAGAAGGCCGCAGGCGTGATCCGCAAGGTGCTCGAGTCCGCCATCGCCAACGCCGAGAACAACTTCGGCGCCGATGTCGACGAGCTGCGCATCTCCGAGATCATGGTCGATGCGGGCCCGCAGATTAAGCGCATGATGCCGCGCGCCAAGGGGCGCGCCGACCGCATCGTGAAGCCCACCAGTCACATCACGATTCGCGTCGCGGATCAGTAA
- the rplE gene encoding 50S ribosomal protein L5 translates to MPNLQAAYRDKIRGELQQQLGCNIHAVPRVLKVTLNMGVGEAVRDRKVLEHAVSDLTTIAGQKPVITKARKAIAGFNIREEFPIGTMVTLRGSRMYEFLERLIHIGMPRMRDFRGIPARGFDGRGNFNFGINEQIIFPEIDYDKVDKIRGMNITITTSARNDEEGRMLLDAFGFPFRK, encoded by the coding sequence GTGCCCAATCTGCAGGCGGCTTACCGCGACAAGATCCGCGGCGAGCTGCAGCAGCAGCTGGGCTGCAACATCCACGCGGTGCCCCGCGTGCTCAAGGTCACCCTGAACATGGGTGTCGGCGAAGCCGTGCGCGACCGCAAGGTGCTCGAGCACGCCGTGTCCGACCTGACCACGATCGCGGGTCAGAAGCCGGTGATCACCAAGGCGCGCAAGGCCATCGCGGGCTTCAACATCCGCGAGGAGTTCCCGATCGGCACCATGGTGACGCTGCGCGGGAGCCGCATGTACGAGTTCCTCGAGCGCCTGATCCATATCGGCATGCCGCGCATGCGCGACTTCCGGGGCATCCCGGCGCGCGGATTCGACGGCCGGGGCAACTTCAACTTCGGGATCAACGAGCAGATCATCTTCCCGGAGATCGATTACGACAAGGTCGACAAGATCCGTGGCATGAACATCACGATCACGACCTCCGCACGCAATGACGAGGAAGGCCGCATGCTGCTCGACGCCTTCGGCTTCCCCTTCCGCAAGTAA
- the rpsC gene encoding 30S ribosomal protein S3 — protein MGHKVHPNGFRLGITTKWTSNWYAERETYRDQLATDLEVRDFVRKRLAKASVSRVQIDRPSKSARLTIHTARPGIVIGKKGEDIEKLKQDIAEKMGLRADAVHVSVEEIRKPELDANLIAESVAQQLERRIMFRRAMKRSVQNAMRIGAGGIKIQVSGRLNGAEIARTEWYREGRVPLHTLRAHIDYGFAEAHTTYGTIGVKVWVFHGEQFEAEKAAEPAEATS, from the coding sequence ATGGGTCACAAGGTTCACCCCAACGGGTTCCGGCTCGGCATCACCACCAAGTGGACGTCGAACTGGTACGCCGAGCGCGAGACGTATCGCGACCAGCTCGCCACCGATCTCGAGGTGCGCGACTTCGTGCGCAAGCGCCTGGCCAAGGCATCGGTGTCGCGCGTGCAGATCGACCGGCCGTCGAAGTCGGCCCGTCTGACGATCCACACCGCGCGCCCGGGCATCGTGATCGGCAAGAAGGGCGAGGACATCGAGAAGCTCAAGCAGGACATTGCGGAGAAGATGGGCCTGCGCGCCGACGCCGTGCACGTCTCGGTCGAGGAGATCCGCAAGCCGGAGCTCGATGCCAACCTCATCGCCGAATCCGTCGCCCAGCAGCTCGAGCGCCGCATCATGTTCCGCCGCGCCATGAAGCGCTCGGTGCAGAACGCCATGCGCATCGGCGCGGGCGGCATCAAGATCCAGGTCTCGGGTCGTCTCAACGGCGCCGAGATTGCGCGCACCGAGTGGTACCGCGAGGGTCGTGTGCCGCTGCACACGCTGCGCGCCCACATCGACTACGGCTTCGCCGAGGCGCATACCACCTACGGGACCATCGGCGTCAAGGTCTGGGTATTCCACGGCGAGCAGTTCGAGGCCGAGAAGGCCGCCGAGCCGGCTGAAGCCACCAGCTAA
- the rplP gene encoding 50S ribosomal protein L16: MMQPKRTKFRKQQKGRNRGLAQRGNKVSFGEYGLKCMEHGRLTARQIEAARRAINRHVKRGGKLWIRIFPDVPVSEKPLEVRMGKGKGNVEYWAAKVQPGRMLYEMEGISEEVAREAFRLAAAKLPVKCEFVNRTIM; encoded by the coding sequence ATGATGCAACCCAAGCGCACCAAGTTCCGCAAGCAGCAGAAGGGCCGCAACCGCGGCCTGGCGCAGCGCGGCAACAAGGTCTCGTTCGGTGAGTACGGTCTGAAGTGCATGGAGCACGGTCGGCTGACCGCGCGCCAGATCGAGGCCGCCCGTCGTGCCATCAACCGTCACGTCAAGCGCGGCGGCAAGCTGTGGATCCGGATATTCCCGGACGTCCCGGTCAGCGAGAAGCCCCTCGAAGTCCGTATGGGCAAGGGCAAGGGCAACGTCGAGTACTGGGCCGCCAAGGTACAGCCGGGCCGCATGCTCTACGAGATGGAGGGCATCTCGGAAGAGGTCGCGCGCGAGGCGTTCCGCCTGGCGGCGGCGAAGCTTCCCGTGAAGTGTGAATTCGTCAACCGGACGATCATGTGA
- the rplX gene encoding 50S ribosomal protein L24: MKRIRKGDDVVVTTGKDKGRRGTVSRVVDDQRVVVEGVNIAKKHQKPDPNAGVPGGVVDKEMPLHISNVMLWNPKAEKGDRIGFRVEGEGSDARKVRYFKSNGEVVDV; the protein is encoded by the coding sequence ATGAAGAGAATTCGCAAGGGCGACGACGTCGTCGTCACCACCGGCAAGGACAAGGGACGCCGCGGCACGGTGTCGCGCGTGGTCGATGACCAGCGCGTCGTGGTCGAGGGCGTCAACATCGCCAAGAAGCACCAGAAGCCGGATCCCAACGCCGGCGTGCCCGGCGGTGTCGTCGACAAGGAGATGCCGCTGCACATCTCCAACGTGATGCTCTGGAATCCCAAGGCCGAGAAGGGCGACCGGATCGGTTTCCGGGTCGAGGGCGAGGGCAGCGACGCGCGCAAGGTGCGCTACTTCAAGTCGAATGGTGAGGTGGTCGATGTCTGA
- the rpsN gene encoding 30S ribosomal protein S14 gives MAKKGMVNRERKRQKLVAKYANKRAELKNIISSESASFEDKQAAVAALQKLPRDSSPIRVRNRCAVTGRPRGVYRKFGLGRNKLREAAMNGEVPGLKKSSW, from the coding sequence ATGGCAAAGAAAGGCATGGTCAACCGCGAGCGCAAGCGTCAGAAGCTCGTGGCCAAGTACGCGAACAAGCGTGCCGAGCTGAAGAACATCATCAGCAGCGAGAGCGCGAGCTTCGAGGACAAGCAGGCGGCGGTGGCCGCCCTGCAGAAGCTGCCGCGCGACTCCAGCCCGATCCGCGTGCGCAACCGCTGCGCCGTCACCGGCCGTCCCCGCGGCGTGTACCGGAAGTTCGGCCTGGGCCGCAACAAGCTGCGCGAGGCCGCCATGAACGGCGAAGTCCCGGGCCTGAAGAAGTCGAGCTGGTAG
- the rpsQ gene encoding 30S ribosomal protein S17, with the protein MSEANQESSSIERLIYGYVVSNKMDKTATVVIERRVKHGLYNKYIRRSTRMKVHDADNTARVGDLVSIRSCRPVSRDKHFTLVEVVERATDLSAAS; encoded by the coding sequence ATGTCGGAAGCGAATCAGGAAAGCAGCAGCATCGAGCGCCTCATCTACGGGTACGTCGTGTCCAACAAGATGGACAAGACGGCGACCGTGGTCATCGAGCGCCGCGTCAAGCACGGGCTGTACAACAAGTACATCCGTCGGTCGACGCGCATGAAGGTGCACGACGCCGACAACACCGCACGCGTGGGCGACCTCGTGTCGATCCGTTCGTGCCGTCCGGTCTCCCGCGACAAGCATTTCACCCTGGTCGAGGTGGTCGAGCGCGCCACCGACCTTTCCGCAGCCAGCTGA
- the rplW gene encoding 50S ribosomal protein L23 — MNVDRLHQIIRAPLISEKSNRVAENDQQVVFKVARDATKPEIREAVEKLFDVRVTGVSTLNVKGKTKRFGRSTGRRSDWKKAYVTLAEGSEIDFLGSAS; from the coding sequence ATGAACGTCGATCGACTCCACCAGATCATCCGCGCGCCGCTGATCTCCGAAAAGAGCAACCGCGTCGCGGAGAATGACCAGCAGGTCGTCTTCAAGGTTGCGCGCGATGCCACCAAGCCGGAAATCCGCGAGGCGGTCGAGAAGCTGTTCGACGTCCGCGTCACCGGTGTGAGCACGCTCAACGTCAAGGGCAAGACCAAGCGCTTCGGCCGTTCGACCGGCCGACGCTCCGATTGGAAGAAGGCCTACGTGACCCTCGCCGAGGGGAGCGAGATCGACTTCCTCGGTTCAGCGAGCTAG
- the rpmC gene encoding 50S ribosomal protein L29 has product MKSTDYLKSLSGKDDGALREELESLRKEQFNLRMQAATGQLTQHHRAREVRRNIARVKTMMRAAKG; this is encoded by the coding sequence ATGAAGAGCACCGATTACCTCAAGAGCCTGTCCGGCAAGGACGACGGCGCGTTGCGCGAGGAACTCGAGTCCCTGCGCAAGGAGCAGTTCAATCTGCGCATGCAGGCCGCGACCGGCCAGCTGACGCAGCATCACCGCGCCCGCGAGGTGCGGCGCAACATCGCGCGCGTCAAGACCATGATGCGCGCGGCCAAGGGTTAA
- the rplN gene encoding 50S ribosomal protein L14, translating into MIQQESTLLAADNSGAKLVQVIRVRGSTGRRYAHIGDVVKVSVKDAIPRGKVKKGEVHNAVVVRTRHPVRRPDGSAIRFDTNAAVLLDNKGDPIGTRIFGPVTRELREKYMRIISLAPEVL; encoded by the coding sequence ATGATTCAACAGGAATCCACTCTGCTGGCCGCCGACAACAGTGGCGCGAAGCTCGTGCAGGTGATCCGAGTGCGCGGCTCCACGGGTCGTCGCTACGCGCACATCGGCGATGTCGTGAAGGTCAGCGTCAAGGACGCCATCCCGCGCGGCAAGGTCAAGAAGGGCGAGGTGCACAACGCGGTGGTCGTGCGCACCCGTCATCCGGTGCGCCGTCCCGACGGGTCGGCCATCCGCTTTGACACCAACGCCGCGGTGCTGCTCGACAACAAGGGCGACCCCATCGGCACCCGCATCTTCGGGCCCGTGACCCGCGAGCTGCGTGAGAAGTACATGCGCATCATCTCGCTGGCACCCGAAGTGCTCTAG